One genomic region from Pan troglodytes isolate AG18354 chromosome 14, NHGRI_mPanTro3-v2.0_pri, whole genome shotgun sequence encodes:
- the UBE2L5 gene encoding ubiquitin-conjugating enzyme E2 L5, with protein MAASRRLMKELEEIRKCGMENFRNIQVDEANLLTWQGLIVPDNPPYNKGAFRIEINFPAEYPFKPPRITFKTKIYHPNIDEKGQVCLPVISAENWKPATKTDQVIQSLIALVNDPQPEHPLRADLAEEYSNDRKKFCKNAEEFTKKYGEKRPVD; from the coding sequence ATGGCGGCCAGCAGGAGGCTGATGAAGGAGCTTGAAGAAATCCGCAAATGTGGAATGGAAAACTTCCGTAACATCCAGGTTGATGAAGCTAATTTATTGACTTGGCAAGGGCTTATTGTTCCTGACAACCCTCCGTATAATAAGGGGGCCTTCAGAATCGAAATCAACTTTCCAGCAGAGTACCCATTCAAACCACCGAGGAtcacatttaaaacaaagatcTATCACCCGAACATCGACGAAAAGGGGCAGGTCTGTCTGCCAGTAATTAGTGCTGAAAACTGGAAGCCAGCAACCAAAACCGACCAAGTAATCCAGTCCCTCATAGCACTGGTGAATGACCCGCAGCCCGAGCACCCGCTTCGGGCTGACCTAGCTGAAGAATACTCTAACGACCGTAAAAAATTCTGTAAGAATGCTGAAGAGTTTACAAAGAAATATGGGGAAAAGCGACCTGTGGACTAA